The sequence ACCGCCTCGGCTACAGCTTCTGGCCTGACCCCGGTCAGCTCCGGGCAGGTGCGCACCGACGTGGTGTATCCCAAGCTGACCAAGCGGGTTCGTAATGTGACCCAGAACAAGCCCGTCAATCCGGACGGCACCGCCGCCTACAGCAGCGTGAGCGTAGACGGGTTCCCTGGGAACGTACTGGAGTACTGCCTGGACTATAGAAATCACAGCAGTGTGAGCATCAACAACTGGACGCTGACCGATTCCATTCCTGGCAATACCACGTTCGTTCCGGATTCGCAGAGCCCGGCTGCCGCGACATTTACGGCTGGTCCGGGCAAGGGGCAGATTCAGTATGGGCCGGTCACCCTGACTCCCGGCCAAAGCGGCTCGGTCTGCTTCCGGGTCAAGGTGGACTGAACGTCGGCGTGGACCGAATGTCTGCTTGCGCTCCCGCCCCCCCGGCGGGAGTTTTACTCTGGTGCGGCGGTGGGCCTGCTACCCTAAGACCCATGTCAGACGACGCTGCCATTCGCCGCAAACTGAGAGCCTTAGCCACGGCGCTGCGGCAGTTCCACTCGGCCCTGCTGGACAAGGCCCGCGAGGACCACGAGTTTATGCACGGCCCGGTGAGAAGCCCCTACGAGATGTTCAACCTGGTCACCAGCCATCCCAACTTTCAGTGGCTGCGGCCCCTGTCGGGCCTGATGGCGACCCTGGACGAGGTGCTGGACACCAAGGACCTGACCCTGACCGGCCAGCAGGTGCGCGACGTGCGCCAGGCGCTGGACGTGCTGTTTTCGCAGACCGAGCCGGCTTTCGCTGAGTTCCGAAAGGGCTACGACGCTGCCAAGGAGCGGCCTGCTGTGGCTCAGGCCGACGCCCGCTGGCGCGAGGTCCGCGATTCGCTGTCCAGCCTGAGCGCCTGAACGTATGCGCCTGATTGTGGGCCTGGGCAATCCGGGCGAGAAGTATGCAGCGACGCGCCACAACGTGGGCTGGCTGGTGGTGGATGAGCTGGCCCGGCGCACAGGAGGGCACTGGCGTAAGGACGGCGAGGCCGAGACCTGCGAGGTGCGGCTGGGACAGGGCGGTGGACAGGCCGGTGAAAAGGTGCTGCTGGTCAAACCGCAGACCTTTATGAACTCCTCCGGACGGGCCGTGGCCCCGCTGCTCAGCTACTACCGCCTGGCCCCAGACGACCTGCTGGTGGTGCAAGACGACTTGGACAGCCCCTTCGGCCTGCTGAAGCTGCGGCGCGGTGGACGTCATGGCGGGCAAAACGGCCTGCGCGACATCATCCGGCTGCTGGGCACCCAGGACTTCGACCGGCTCAAAATCGGGATTTCGCGCCCGCCGCCTGGCCGTGACCCGGCCGACTGGGTGCTGAGCCGCTGGGCCGAAGCGGAGCGCCCGGTGCTGGAAAGACTGGTGGACCTCGGAGCACAGGCGGCCGAGGTCTGGACCCTGCAGGGAATGCAGGAGGCCCAGGGCCGCTTCAACAGCACCGACTTGCGGCCTGCGCCTCCTGTGCCGCCTCCCACGCCGCCAGCGGGGGAGAGCTGAAGCTTCGGCACGCGGTCTGGGAACCTGAATGGCCTGCCCCCCGTACTGGCAGACATGGAAGTGTTTTCCGGTGTGCTCTCGGCCCTGGGCCTGTCCGGTGCGGCGGGGCTGAACGCCTACATCCCGCTGTTTCTGGTGGGGGTACTGGCCAACCTGGGACTGGTGCAACTGGACCAGCCTTTTGACCTGCTGGGCAATACCTGGACGCTGCTGGTCATCTTTCTGGTGGGGTTGGCAGACTTCGTGGGCGACAAGATTCCCGGTGTAGACCATGTGCTGCACCTGGTCAGCGGCTGGGTGGGTGCTGCCGCCGGAGCAGTGTTGTTCGCCTCACAGGCCGGAGTGGCCGACCTCTCGCCTACGCTGGCTACCGCGCTGGGTCTGCTGGTGGCGGGCGGCATCCAGACCGGCCGCGCCGCCGTGCGCCCCGCCGCGACCACCCTGACGGCCGGCGTAGGCAATCCGGTGGTCAGCACGGTAGAAGACGGCCTCAGCCTGGGGCTGAGTGTGTTGGCACTGTTCGTTCCGGCCCTGGCCGCGCTGGGCCTGCTGGGTCTGGTGTGGTGGGCGTGGCGGCTGTACCGCCGCTGGGGGCAGCGCCGCGCCGTCCATACGGCCTGAAGGACACGCCGACCCACCGCTCTGTTTCCCAGGCAGTGACAGAGCCGGCCTCTCCAGTCAGGGACGCTTGCCCCTGAGAGGCAAATGTAAACCCTGTGTTAGAATCCTAGACAGTCTGACGCAACCAAACACACAGGGTCGGGCAACCAAAGCAAGCTTGTGCAGAAGGCACCCCAAGACCCCACCCCGTGGGGCCTTCACTCTGAATGGAGCCCGCGAGGGCTTTTCGGTGTGCCGGATGACGAAGAAAGGAGGAGGGATTTGGACGTCTCAAGTCGAATCTTGAGTGAACTGGCCGAGCGCGAAGCTGCGCTGGACGCGCAGATTGAAGCTGCGCGCGCAGATGCACGCCGCGACGTGGAAGCCGCCGAGGCGGAGGCCGCCCGCATCCTCCGTGAAGCTCAGGAGCGCATGAAAGGCCTGCAGGCCGAGCATGACCAGCGCCTGACCGCCGAAACGGTACGCATCCGTGAGGAGGCCAGGAGCAAAGCAACTGAGGGCACGGAGCGCGCCCGCACGCATATGGGTGGCCGCATTCAGCAGGCTGCCGAGCACGTGCTCAAGGCGGTACTGCCGTGATTAGCCCGATGCAGCAGGTCGTAATTGCCATGCGCCGCCGCGAGAGCGAAGCGGTGATTACTGCGCTGCAACATGCCGGTGTCGTTCACCTCAAGCCCATTGAGGGTGGCCCACTGCGCTCCGACGCTTCGCACGAGCAGACTTCGGAAGACCTGAAGGAAGCCGAGCGGCTGCTGGCCCGTGTGGAAAGCACTATCGCCGAGTTGGGTGCAGTGCGCCCCGCCGAAATGGCGGGCGTGACCGTGCCCCCACGCGGCGACTGGGCCGCCCGTATCGAGAGCGTGGCTGGCCCCGTGGCCGAGCTGGCCCGCGAGCGCACCGAGGTTCAGGGCGACGTGGACGCCGCTGCGGCGTATGCCGAGCCGGCCGCAACCCTGGCCCGTATGGTGGGTTCGCTGGACCGCAGCCGCCGCGTGGCGGTGATTCCGTTTCTGCTGCACGCCGAAACGAACCTGGGTGAGCTGCAAGCTTCGCTGAACGAGGCGCTGGGTGACCGCTACGAGCTGGCTGTAGAAAGCAGCGGCACGGGCCGGGTCGGTGCGGTGGCCACGCTGGCCGGCGAACGCGACCTTGCCCGCACCGCGCTGGGCCGGGTGCGCCTGGCCGAAATGCGCCTGCCGGGCCGCTTCGAGGGCATGCCCTTGGAGCAGGCTGCCGCCGAGCTGGGGCAGATTCGCGCCGCTGGCCGCGACCACCTGCAGGGC is a genomic window of Deinococcus proteolyticus MRP containing:
- a CDS encoding V-type ATPase subunit subunit G family protein, encoding MDVSSRILSELAEREAALDAQIEAARADARRDVEAAEAEAARILREAQERMKGLQAEHDQRLTAETVRIREEARSKATEGTERARTHMGGRIQQAAEHVLKAVLP
- a CDS encoding DUF4126 domain-containing protein — encoded protein: MEVFSGVLSALGLSGAAGLNAYIPLFLVGVLANLGLVQLDQPFDLLGNTWTLLVIFLVGLADFVGDKIPGVDHVLHLVSGWVGAAAGAVLFASQAGVADLSPTLATALGLLVAGGIQTGRAAVRPAATTLTAGVGNPVVSTVEDGLSLGLSVLALFVPALAALGLLGLVWWAWRLYRRWGQRRAVHTA
- the pth gene encoding aminoacyl-tRNA hydrolase; translated protein: MRLIVGLGNPGEKYAATRHNVGWLVVDELARRTGGHWRKDGEAETCEVRLGQGGGQAGEKVLLVKPQTFMNSSGRAVAPLLSYYRLAPDDLLVVQDDLDSPFGLLKLRRGGRHGGQNGLRDIIRLLGTQDFDRLKIGISRPPPGRDPADWVLSRWAEAERPVLERLVDLGAQAAEVWTLQGMQEAQGRFNSTDLRPAPPVPPPTPPAGES